The following are from one region of the Salmo trutta chromosome 22, fSalTru1.1, whole genome shotgun sequence genome:
- the LOC115158614 gene encoding proteasome subunit alpha type-7: MAARYDRAITVFSPDGHLFQVEYAQEAVKKGSTAVGIRGKDIVVLGVEKKSVAKLQEERTVRKICALDDHVCMAFAGLTADARIVINRARVECQSHRLTVEDPVTVEYITRHIATLKQRYTQSNGRRPFGISALIVGFDNDGTPRLYQTDPSGTYHAWKANSIGRSAKTVREFLEKNYTDEAIATDNEAIKLAIKALLEVVQSGGKNIELAVIRRNQPLKLLESKEIETLVAEIEKEKEEEAEKKKPKKST; the protein is encoded by the exons ATGGCCGCTAGATATGATAGAGCTATAACAGTATTTTCCCCAGATGGACACCTGTTTCAAGTAGAATATGCACAAGAGGCTGTGAAAAAAGGCTCTACTGCG GTGGGCATCAGAGGGAAAGACATTGTCGTTTTGGGTGTTGAGAAAAAGTCTGTAGCTAAACTCCAAGAGGAGAGGACTGTACGCAAGATATGTGCACTTGATGATCATGTCTGTATGGCATTTGCAG GTCTGACGGCTGATGCTCGTATCGTTATCAACAGAGCCAGGGTGGAGTGTCAGAGCCACCGGCTTACTGTAGAGGACCCTGTTACTGTGGAGTACATCACACGCCACATTGCCACACTCAAACAG CGCTACACACAGAGTAACGGACGCAGACCCTTCGGTATCTCTGCTCTGATCGTAGGCTTCGACAACGATGGAACCCCACGACTCTACCAAACGGACCCATCTGGAACATATCATGCCTGGAAG GCCAATTCTATCGGTCGCAGTGCAAAGACTGTCCGGGAGTTTCTGGAGAAGAACTACACAGACGAGGCCATCGCCACTGACAACGAGGCTATAAAGCTGGCCATCAAAGCCCTGCTGGAG GTTGTTCAGTCAGGAGGAAAGAACATTGAGCTGGCAGTGATCAGGAGGAATCAGCCACTGAAG CTTTTGGAGTCTAAAGAAATTGAAACCCTTGTGGCTGAAAttgagaaggagaaagaggaggaggcagagaaaaagaAGCCGAAGAAATCTACATAA
- the taf4b gene encoding transcription initiation factor TFIID subunit 4 — MATTENSANETQNQAEKSASPANGGSGTANISDTIVQVGATVKDRTPASCPAIPAFISKGTTKDPDPPETQPQNANNGSSATQLPLSVVHVAPTTATVAVAPVQASAQPVTSSTTIKSVVSNLPPTVVMITTGPRPISPVFAGPRVSSPTVTMSSPLGPAVTRVATATQAPGKAAVIAIPRPTTFQQPAASIRPPQTTSVQLPANFQIPPGMVLIRSDSGQLMLVSQQALAAAQGLAARTPGTGTSPSPRPLTTQVSAATVVRKAENPGVIRVPPSPHVTIAQSTPLVKVVGATPTPPAGQIQIPRPMIRPVAPVTVTRSPGPGPRIIPTKPTNTPRATPPTITPEVLENVKKCKNFLVTLIKLASSGTHSADMAKNVRELVKSLLDGRLEPEEFTDQLYRELKSSPQPYLVPFLKKSLPAVRQLTPNPQLFIQEVDQPRPQAPTASKAPAPTAGRTPALLSTNSRPAHLSAASGQSIKSTQLVIQQPRGVAYKPAVTNPAPARTYLSVQNRSLAKPMVIQSGQHYNTGAVVRRTPFLVPPPPAQRHPFKDSVGSFREEDDINDVASMAGVNVSEENARILATNSGLVGSVERSCQDKPFLSPAPLLTHILHTGEKFGVSEVGSDVVSLVSHATQERLRDLLEKVTVVAQHRKMALKEDYSHVQTSDVRSQLHFLEELERLEKQRRDDEERETLLRVARSRCNTDDPDQQLLKQRAKELQQLEQAQLQHREANLTALAAIGPRRKRPLDSNGNQVGPGGIMSVLQRAGVQRVTGVSLRDLLFCLEQDPPLRHSLTLYKGLLR; from the exons ATGGCAACCACCGAAAACTCCGCAAATGAAACTCAAAATCAGGCAGAGAAAAGTGCCTCCCCGGCAAACGGTGGAAGTGGAACTGCGAATATCTCGGACACTATTGTGCAGGTGGGAGCGACAGTCAAAGACCGGACACCTGCCAGTTGCCCTGCAATACCCGCCTTCATTTCGAAAGGTACAACGAAAGACCCCGACCCTCCCGAAACCCAGCCACAGAACGCAAATAATGGATCCAGTGCCACCCAGCTTCCGTTGTCCGTGGTGCATGTTGCACCTACTACCGCCACCGTGGCTGTCGCACCTGTCCAGGCAAGCGCTCAACCGGTTACTTCATCCACAACCATAAAGTCAGTCGTGAGCAACCTGCCTCCAACGGTGGTCATGATAACCACGGGACCGAGACCCATTTCTCCGGTCTTTGCGGGACCGAGAGTGAGCTCTCCAACGGTGACCATGAGCTCTCCTTTGGGACCAGCGGTGACTCGAGTTGCCACCGCGACCCAGGCACCGGGGAAGGCTGCAGTGATAGCCATACCAAGACCAACAACTTTTCAGCAACCAGCTGCATCGATCAGACCCCCACAGACCACGTCTGTCCAGCTTCCAGCCAACTTTCAAATCCCGCCAG GCATGGTGCTCATCCGTAGTGACAGTGGCCAACTGATGCTGGTGTCCCAACAAGCTTTGGCTGCAGCCCAGGGCCTCGCAGCCAGAACTCCTGGCACTGGGACCTCTCCTAGCCCTAGGCCACTAACCACacag GTGTCTGCAGCGACTGTCGTGAGAAAAGCTGAGAATCCAGGTGTGATCAGAGTGCCTCCTAGCCCCCATGTGACCATAGCACAGAGTACACCCTTGGTTAAG GTGGTAGGGGCCACTCCGACCCCTCCTGCAGGTCAGATCCAGATCCCCAGGCCTATGATCCGCCCAGTGGCTCCTGTCACAGTCACCCGTTCTCCTGGCCCTGGTCCTCGCATCATCCCAACCAAACCCACCAACACCCCCAGGGCCACACCCCCCACCATCACACCT GAGGTCCTGGAGAATGTGAAGAAGTGTAAGAACTTCCTGGTGACGCTGATCAAGCTGGCCTCTAGTGGAACCCATTCTGCTGACATGGCCAAGAACGTCCGAGAACTCGTCAAGAGCCTGCTg GATGGGAGACTTGAACCTGAGGAGTTCACTGACCAACTCTACCGTGAGCTCAAGTCTTCTCCCCAGCCCTACCTGGTACCCTTTCTCAAG aaAAGTCTCCCAGCTGTGCGGCAGCTCACCCCCAACCCACAGCTCTTCATCCAGGAGGTTGACCAACCCAGACCACAGGCTCCAACCGCCTCCAAGGCCCCGGCCCCCACTGCAGGCCGCACTCCTGCCCTCCTCTCCACCAACTCTAGGCCTGCCCACCTTAGCGCTGCTAGTGGCCAGTCAATCAAATCCACCCAGCTA GTGATCCAGCAGCCTAGAGGTGTGGCGTATAAGCCTGCTGTGACAAACCCCGCCCCGGCCCGTACATACCTGTCTGTTCAGAACAGGAGCCTGGCCAAACCTATGGTCATACAGTCAGGACAGCACTACAACACAG GTGCTGTTGTCAGGCGAACTCCTTTCCTGGTCCCGCCGCCTCCAGCCCAGAGACACCCCTTCAAAGATAGTGTTGGTTCTTTCAG GGAGGAGGATGACATCAACGATGTGGCCTCCATGGCTGGGGTCAACGTGAGTGAGGAGAATGCCCGTATCCTAGCAACCAACTCTGGGCTCGTGGGCTCTGTGGAACGATCCTGTCAGGACAAACCCTTCCTATCCCCAGCCCCGCTGCTCACACACATCCTCCACACTG gtgagaagTTTGGAGTGTCCGAGGTGGGTTCAGACGTGGTCAGTCTGGTGTCTCACGCCACACAGGAGCGTCTCAGAGACCTGCTGGAGAAAGTCACAGTGGTGGCACAGCATCGCAAGATGGCCCTCAAG GAGGACTACAGTCACGTTCAGACCAGTGACGTGCGATCCCAGCTCCACTTCCTGGAAGAGCTGGAACGTCTGGAGAAGCAGAGGAGAGACGACGAGGAGAGGGAGACATTGCTCCGCGTTGCCAGG AGTCGCTGTAACACTGATGACCCAGACCAGCAACTACTGAAACAACGGGCCAAAGAG CTCCAGCAGTTGGAGCAGGCTCAGCTGCAGCACAGAGAAGCCAACCTCACTGCCCTGGCTGCCATCGGACCTCGCAGGAAGAGACCACTGGACTCCAATGGAAACCag gtaGGGCCAGGTGGCATTATGTCAGTACTACAGAGGGCTGGGGTTCAGAGAGTGACTGGGGTCTCTCTGAGGGACCTACTCTTCTGTCTGGAACAGGACCCTCCTCTAcgacactctctcactctctacaaGGGCCTGCTCAGAtag